The proteins below are encoded in one region of Candidatus Atribacteria bacterium:
- a CDS encoding type IV pilus twitching motility protein PilT, translated as MNIRELLTITKEREASDLHITVGIPPILRINGKLRKLNLPELNKQNVHEMIYSMLSDKQKEKYEELNELDFSFELEDLTRFRTNIFKTRRGEAAAFRLIPEKIKSLSQLGLPEELAIFTKKSKGFVLVTGPTGSGKTTTIAALIDIINQERYEHIITIEDPIEFIHNHKNCVIDQREVGIHTDSFAYALRSALREDPDVILVGEMRDLETISMAVTAAETGHLVFSTLHTNSAAETVERVINVFPPHQQFQIRMQVAESLLGIVAQTLIPTIDEEARVPAVELMIATPAIRNIIREEKIHQLPATIQMGRKEGMISLDQSLKELLVEGKISREEAIKKAIDKKVFMETRGGY; from the coding sequence ATGAATATAAGAGAGCTTTTAACTATCACCAAAGAAAGAGAAGCTTCTGATTTGCATATAACGGTTGGAATACCGCCAATTTTACGTATTAATGGAAAATTAAGAAAATTAAATCTCCCGGAACTAAATAAACAAAATGTTCATGAGATGATCTATAGTATGCTTTCCGATAAACAAAAAGAAAAATATGAGGAACTTAATGAATTAGATTTTTCTTTTGAATTGGAAGATTTGACCAGATTTAGAACTAATATATTTAAAACTCGTCGAGGTGAAGCAGCTGCCTTTAGATTAATCCCTGAAAAAATAAAATCTCTTTCCCAGTTAGGTTTGCCGGAAGAATTAGCCATTTTTACTAAAAAATCTAAGGGTTTTGTCTTGGTTACCGGTCCTACCGGTAGCGGAAAAACCACCACCATAGCAGCTTTGATTGATATTATAAACCAAGAAAGATATGAACATATTATAACCATTGAAGACCCTATCGAGTTCATTCATAATCATAAAAATTGCGTGATAGACCAGAGAGAAGTGGGAATTCATACCGATTCTTTTGCTTATGCCTTAAGAAGTGCTTTAAGAGAAGACCCCGATGTAATATTGGTAGGAGAAATGAGAGACCTGGAAACTATTTCTATGGCAGTAACAGCTGCTGAAACCGGACATTTGGTATTTTCCACTCTTCATACTAACAGTGCAGCAGAAACCGTAGAAAGAGTAATCAATGTTTTTCCTCCACACCAACAGTTTCAGATTAGAATGCAAGTTGCCGAATCTCTTTTGGGTATTGTCGCCCAAACTTTGATACCTACCATTGATGAGGAGGCAAGGGTTCCGGCAGTAGAATTGATGATTGCAACTCCGGCAATTAGAAATATTATACGTGAAGAAAAGATTCACCAATTGCCTGCCACCATTCAAATGGGCAGGAAAGAAGGAATGATAAGTTTAGATCAATCTTTGAAAGAGTTACTGGTAGAAGGAAAAATCAGCCGGGAAGAGGCCATTAAAAAAGCCATTGACAAAAAAGTATTTATGGAAACTCGAGGAGGCTATTAA